The Planifilum fulgidum genomic sequence GGGCGGCCGCCTCCATAACGGGGGTGAAGCGATTTCATCCCTTCCTTATTAAACCGGTGAATCAACCGTCGAACGTGATCCTCGGATAGGTGATACAGTCGGGCGATGTTCGGGACGGTCATCTTTTGGGCGGATGCCAGAATAACCATTG encodes the following:
- a CDS encoding helix-turn-helix domain-containing protein is translated as MIFVRDLTTKEGNQLRHIIRKGSHPVKVRRAMVILASAQKMTVPNIARLYHLSEDHVRRLIHRFNKEGMKSLHPRYGGGRP